Proteins encoded by one window of Verrucomicrobiota bacterium:
- a CDS encoding alpha-L-arabinofuranosidase C-terminal domain-containing protein, whose translation MKQIKTLILTAMLLVAGSVCAAPVSLTVDPDRVVGHIDERLYGQFLEHIYHSCNGGLWGEVVWNRSFEELPPVKKGEKRRPDAFARHWEIIGAGQVRLDTNQPLNGLKSVRITTADAVAGVVQKNYNLRGGDTFRGSLWARGDGALTVKLGDAEQTIPSVTAEWKEYPLTLSPKSGDTLQISARGSVCIDQVSLMPDAARATGGFRPDLLDAVAALRPPTIRWPGGSFVGGYKWKNGIGPQHQRVSKKGWDELDPLSFGVDEFMALCRKLGAEPVICVDMGVDKPELVQDACDFIEYCNGPTTSKWGAVRAANSHAAPYRVKYWEIGNEVWRLKPEEYVGVVKQFAPAMKQADPAIQLIACGSGQLGGHWREGDIAVIEQCAELVDYLSVHHYEKPENFADGPAAAEQFWQTLAARITQSKNPKLKIYFSEWNTRSSIDWRNGLYAGGILNALERNEIITMACPALWLRHVSAPNWDNAFINFDASGWFPAPNYVVVKLWHDHRAPNRLALEGAPGPLNVIAAKGDGLTLKAVNPGTNAVPVALIVKPGFTIGKAEFMLVNPGSLEARNSLTEPNQIHPAPADVKLDGQTVRFTMPPLSAGVITLKERSKLN comes from the coding sequence ATGAAGCAGATTAAAACCCTGATCCTCACCGCGATGCTTTTGGTCGCCGGCAGTGTTTGCGCCGCGCCGGTTTCATTGACCGTTGATCCCGACAGGGTCGTCGGCCACATTGACGAACGGCTCTACGGTCAGTTTCTCGAACACATTTACCATTCCTGTAACGGCGGTCTGTGGGGCGAGGTCGTCTGGAACCGTAGCTTCGAGGAACTGCCACCGGTGAAGAAGGGCGAGAAACGTCGTCCGGATGCGTTTGCCCGACATTGGGAGATCATTGGGGCTGGCCAGGTACGGCTCGACACGAACCAGCCGTTGAACGGCTTGAAAAGCGTGAGAATTACCACTGCCGACGCAGTGGCCGGCGTGGTCCAGAAAAACTATAATTTGCGTGGTGGCGATACGTTTCGCGGCTCGCTCTGGGCGCGTGGTGATGGTGCGCTCACGGTTAAACTCGGCGATGCGGAACAAACCATTCCGTCAGTGACCGCCGAATGGAAGGAATACCCGCTCACACTCTCGCCGAAATCCGGTGACACGCTCCAAATCAGCGCGCGCGGCAGCGTCTGCATTGATCAGGTGAGCCTCATGCCCGACGCCGCGCGGGCGACCGGCGGGTTTCGTCCCGATTTGCTCGATGCTGTTGCGGCATTACGTCCGCCGACGATTCGTTGGCCCGGCGGCAGCTTCGTGGGAGGCTACAAATGGAAGAACGGCATCGGCCCGCAACACCAACGCGTCAGCAAGAAAGGCTGGGACGAACTCGATCCGCTCAGTTTCGGGGTTGATGAGTTCATGGCGCTCTGCCGCAAACTCGGCGCGGAGCCGGTCATCTGCGTGGACATGGGCGTGGACAAACCGGAGCTGGTGCAGGATGCGTGCGACTTCATTGAGTACTGCAATGGGCCGACGACCTCGAAGTGGGGTGCCGTCCGTGCCGCCAACAGCCACGCCGCGCCGTATCGCGTGAAGTACTGGGAGATCGGCAACGAAGTCTGGCGTCTGAAGCCCGAGGAGTACGTCGGCGTCGTCAAACAGTTCGCCCCGGCTATGAAGCAAGCAGACCCGGCGATCCAGCTCATTGCCTGCGGCAGCGGACAGCTCGGCGGACATTGGCGCGAGGGCGATATCGCGGTGATCGAGCAATGCGCGGAACTGGTGGATTACCTCAGCGTTCACCACTACGAAAAACCAGAAAACTTTGCCGACGGCCCGGCTGCCGCCGAACAGTTCTGGCAGACGCTGGCCGCGCGCATCACCCAGTCGAAGAACCCGAAATTGAAAATCTACTTCTCGGAGTGGAACACGCGGAGCAGTATTGACTGGCGCAACGGCCTCTATGCCGGCGGCATCCTGAACGCCCTCGAACGCAACGAAATCATTACGATGGCCTGCCCGGCCCTCTGGCTCCGGCATGTCAGCGCGCCGAATTGGGACAACGCCTTTATCAACTTCGATGCCAGCGGTTGGTTCCCCGCACCGAACTATGTCGTCGTGAAACTCTGGCATGACCACCGCGCGCCGAACCGGCTCGCGCTCGAAGGCGCCCCCGGGCCGCTCAACGTCATTGCCGCCAAGGGCGACGGCCTCACGCTGAAAGCGGTCAATCCCGGCACCAATGCCGTGCCAGTGGCACTGATCGTCAAACCCGGTTTCACCATCGGCAAGGCGGAGTTCATGCTGGTCAATCCGGGCAGCCTCGAAGCCCGCAACTCATTGACTGAGCCAAACCAGATTCATCCCGCACCCGCCGATGTGAAACTGGATGGTCAGACCGTGCGCTTCACGATGCCGCCATTGTCTGCGGGAGTCATCACGCTGAAAGAAAGAAGCAAATTAAACTGA
- a CDS encoding serine hydrolase translates to MNTVKAATVPLTLAWILLLFISVTRTFAEEWMSLFNGKDLTGWTVQCQPKDRGSVFWSVESGAILCDSIGRKNHNYVWLVSEQEFADFEMRLKFQAYADSPGNSGLQFRSRFDDTVSGGWMNGPQVDIHPPKAMSWRTGLIYDETREERRWIFPSLPDSRMRPELEPQRHLFKYADDGWNELTLICRGTRVTTLVNGIVRTDWQGAGVLDNLAHQKHNVGRSGHFALQLHSGDELKIRFQDIQVKKLPFVATSKIPAVSAAMQASIARHEIAGAVTLVATPEEILHFDAAGLADIADAKPMATDAIFWIASMTKPLTATAILMLQDEGKLSVDDPVAKYLPELGTLKTPDGQSARITLRHLLTHTSGLPEATRDQYKTARSLADVIPFYAGRPLSFVPGSKWQYCQSGINSLGRIVEVVSGQSFPEFLQKRLLDPLGMKDTGFYLTEAQLPRLAKSYALTNDTLTEVPVAFLNGYSPAFRDRYPAPNGGLFSTASDYARFCRMLLKQGTLDGRQLLKPETVTLMSSIHTGDLKTGFTDGNGWGLGVCVVRQPQGVTAVHSPGTFGHGGAYGTQAWIDPVKQTVYVLMIQRSNLKNSDASDVRRTFQEAVPPARQ, encoded by the coding sequence TTGAATACCGTTAAAGCCGCCACAGTTCCCCTGACTTTGGCCTGGATTCTCCTCCTGTTCATCTCTGTCACGCGCACATTTGCCGAGGAGTGGATGTCCCTCTTCAACGGCAAGGACCTTACCGGCTGGACGGTCCAGTGCCAGCCAAAGGATCGCGGTTCCGTTTTCTGGTCGGTGGAGAGCGGCGCCATTCTCTGTGACAGCATCGGACGCAAGAATCACAACTATGTCTGGCTGGTCAGCGAACAGGAGTTTGCGGATTTCGAGATGCGTCTGAAATTCCAGGCCTACGCGGACTCGCCGGGAAACAGCGGGCTGCAATTCCGCAGCCGCTTCGACGACACGGTCAGCGGTGGCTGGATGAACGGTCCCCAGGTGGACATTCACCCGCCCAAGGCCATGTCCTGGCGTACAGGGCTGATCTACGACGAAACTCGGGAGGAACGCCGCTGGATTTTTCCCAGTCTGCCGGACTCCCGCATGAGGCCTGAACTCGAACCCCAGCGCCACCTCTTCAAATACGCTGACGACGGTTGGAATGAACTCACCCTGATTTGCCGGGGCACCCGGGTCACCACGCTGGTCAACGGCATCGTGCGTACCGACTGGCAGGGCGCGGGCGTGCTCGATAACCTGGCCCATCAGAAACACAACGTCGGACGCTCCGGCCATTTTGCCCTGCAACTACACAGCGGCGATGAACTGAAAATCCGCTTCCAGGACATTCAGGTAAAAAAGCTCCCGTTCGTGGCGACATCGAAAATCCCGGCGGTCTCCGCAGCGATGCAGGCAAGCATTGCGCGCCACGAAATCGCCGGTGCCGTGACGCTCGTCGCCACGCCGGAGGAAATTCTCCACTTTGATGCCGCCGGTCTGGCCGACATCGCCGACGCAAAACCGATGGCGACTGACGCGATATTCTGGATTGCCTCCATGACCAAGCCCCTGACTGCCACCGCGATCCTGATGCTGCAGGACGAGGGCAAGCTGTCCGTGGATGATCCGGTCGCGAAGTATCTTCCCGAACTCGGCACCCTCAAGACCCCCGATGGCCAGTCCGCCCGGATCACCTTGCGCCATCTGCTAACCCACACTTCCGGCCTGCCTGAAGCCACCCGGGACCAATACAAGACGGCGCGCTCGTTGGCGGACGTGATTCCTTTCTACGCGGGCCGCCCGCTCTCGTTTGTACCCGGTTCCAAGTGGCAGTATTGCCAATCCGGCATCAACTCCCTCGGCCGAATCGTGGAAGTCGTCTCCGGCCAATCCTTCCCTGAATTTCTCCAGAAGCGGCTGCTGGATCCGCTGGGGATGAAAGACACCGGCTTCTATCTGACCGAAGCCCAACTCCCGCGCCTGGCCAAATCCTATGCGTTAACCAACGACACGCTTACGGAAGTGCCCGTCGCTTTTCTCAACGGTTATTCGCCGGCTTTCCGCGACCGCTACCCGGCGCCGAATGGCGGGCTGTTCTCCACCGCGTCGGATTACGCCCGGTTTTGCCGGATGCTGTTAAAGCAGGGTACGTTGGACGGTCGCCAACTCCTTAAGCCGGAGACGGTCACGCTGATGTCCAGCATCCACACTGGCGACCTCAAGACCGGTTTCACCGATGGCAATGGCTGGGGCTTGGGTGTCTGCGTGGTGCGGCAACCACAGGGGGTTACGGCGGTGCATTCCCCCGGAACGTTCGGTCACGGCGGTGCGTACGGGACGCAGGCCTGGATTGATCCGGTTAAGCAGACGGTCTATGTGTTGATGATCCAGCGCTCCAATTTGAAGAACTCCGATGCCTCAGACGTGCGCCGGACTTTTCAAGAAGCCGTGCCACCAGCCCGTCAGTGA
- a CDS encoding DUF559 domain-containing protein, whose translation MLERAQAVPLDDHCDDRLLVAIVNHPGDLAIAREQHWYRIPVQSAEKWLARRWPPRWLAFYQTKVFGPESFAINYYARVIGVQTASRKQLFPNEPPGPKSRQCYLQLILGQLQKLPTPIPSKRWRRIVFISTTWAKFVQAAEINDLYDESPLEDKLWTQLKRLNISAERQEFITANGSDYALDFALYCNDGKIGVEADGDTWHSDTKQISQDNLRDNDLETSGWKLLRFNSFQLNEQMTQYCLPTIVQNINKLRGISEDRLVPRDIAPDPSAPSQMSLFDDQPL comes from the coding sequence ATGCTTGAGCGCGCCCAAGCCGTTCCGCTGGATGACCATTGCGATGACCGTCTATTGGTCGCCATCGTAAATCATCCGGGCGACCTTGCTATCGCTCGTGAGCAACATTGGTATCGGATTCCCGTCCAAAGCGCCGAAAAATGGCTGGCCCGTCGTTGGCCGCCGCGTTGGCTGGCGTTCTACCAGACAAAAGTTTTCGGACCTGAATCCTTCGCAATCAACTATTATGCCCGTGTAATTGGCGTCCAGACCGCTTCCCGCAAACAACTCTTCCCCAACGAACCGCCCGGCCCCAAATCACGCCAGTGCTATCTCCAGCTCATCCTTGGCCAGCTCCAAAAACTACCTACCCCAATCCCAAGCAAACGCTGGCGTCGCATCGTCTTTATCTCTACCACCTGGGCCAAGTTTGTCCAGGCCGCCGAAATCAACGATCTCTACGATGAAAGCCCGCTGGAAGACAAACTCTGGACTCAATTAAAACGCCTGAACATTTCCGCCGAACGTCAGGAATTCATAACCGCTAATGGTTCCGATTACGCCCTCGATTTTGCTCTTTACTGTAATGACGGCAAAATTGGCGTTGAAGCCGATGGCGACACATGGCATTCAGATACCAAGCAGATATCTCAGGACAATCTGCGTGACAACGATCTCGAAACCAGCGGCTGGAAACTCCTTCGTTTCAACTCTTTTCAGCTAAATGAGCAGATGACCCAGTACTGCCTCCCAACCATCGTGCAGAACATCAACAAGCTTCGCGGCATCTCCGAAGACCGCTTGGTCCCTCGAGACATCGCTCCCGATCCTTCCGCTCCCTCACAAATGAGCCTCTTCGACGACCAACCGCTCTAA
- a CDS encoding pyridoxamine 5'-phosphate oxidase family protein, producing the protein MIPEKLQKIMKQDGVVAIATLGPDGPHMVNTWNSYLKIAQDGRLFIPAGYMHKTEANIAHNPNVLITLGSSKVEGLHGMGAGFLIKGKARFVMSGPDFDFMKEKFGWLRATLAVTIETATQTW; encoded by the coding sequence ATGATCCCGGAGAAACTACAGAAAATCATGAAGCAGGACGGAGTGGTTGCAATCGCCACCCTGGGGCCTGATGGGCCTCACATGGTCAACACTTGGAATAGCTATCTCAAAATAGCACAAGATGGACGGCTGTTTATCCCCGCAGGGTATATGCACAAGACGGAGGCCAACATTGCTCACAATCCGAATGTCTTGATTACCTTGGGGAGCAGTAAGGTTGAGGGCCTGCATGGGATGGGGGCCGGTTTCCTGATCAAGGGCAAGGCGAGGTTCGTGATGTCCGGCCCGGATTTTGATTTTATGAAAGAAAAGTTCGGTTGGCTTCGTGCCACCTTGGCCGTTACCATCGAAACGGCTACGCAAACTTGGTGA
- a CDS encoding YfhO family protein, protein MSSSRHYVTEEWLTPWRMALLLWAGLTAAFPAVMCGTESFFFRDYGVMGYPLIHHQHESFWRGEWPLWNPLSNCGAPLLAQWGTMSLYPGSLIYLLLPLPWSLSFFCFLHLVLGGVGMFLLARRWTKHTYAAGLAGCAFVFNGVTFSCLLWPNYLVALGWMPWVVLTAEEALKTGGRRILWAGVVAALQLLAGVPELAVLTWMVVIGLATVNLINRTATIRSTVTRLAASIGLATALTAAQLLPFFELLSYSQRDPGFALEKWALPGWGWANLIVPLFHCLQSPQGIFFQTDQGFFSSCYLGILALVLAIWGGLFRRTGQARLLAVLTVLALVFAMGENGYVYGWLKHVVPSLGLARYPVKFLLLATFTVPLLAAFAIQWWTELPPEENRQAWIIAGISLVTVFLLSVFLVQFAYAHPFTFDQPDVMKANGATRRWVLVFGIAILVALRYASDPVRKFLPQFALLALLFLDVLVHVPRQNPSLPVDKFYPGMWAQAFGAPPLPFPEGRAMISPVADDTLNHSTVSDQTQNWIGKRLSLWSHLNLLEQTPKVNGSSTLQIREQKKIEDLIYKQRIPPSDGLIDFLAVRYLTKKHTVIEWTWHNDAMPLITAGQKAVFAPQEQIPNLLFATNFNPRRVVYFPESLRADIRATNEANVIIHDATLGFHQGQITVEASAPSLLVIAQSWYPCWKAYLDGKTTPLLCANYAFQAIQIPIGKHQIQLRYVDIWFHVGFAISLITLALVGVALFFQGRTRKPVANLRNQTSKPSPHDAGP, encoded by the coding sequence ATGTCGTCCAGTCGTCATTACGTGACCGAGGAGTGGCTTACTCCCTGGCGCATGGCCTTGCTGCTCTGGGCGGGGTTGACCGCTGCCTTCCCGGCCGTCATGTGCGGGACGGAGTCGTTCTTTTTCCGGGATTATGGGGTGATGGGGTATCCCCTGATCCATCATCAGCATGAGAGTTTCTGGCGCGGCGAGTGGCCGCTGTGGAATCCGCTGAGCAACTGCGGCGCGCCGTTGCTGGCCCAATGGGGCACCATGAGCCTGTATCCCGGATCGCTAATCTACCTGCTGCTCCCCCTGCCTTGGTCGTTGAGTTTTTTCTGTTTCCTGCACTTGGTGTTGGGCGGCGTTGGCATGTTCCTGCTGGCCCGCCGTTGGACCAAGCACACGTATGCCGCCGGCCTCGCCGGGTGCGCGTTTGTCTTTAACGGCGTCACCTTTTCCTGCCTGCTCTGGCCGAATTATCTTGTGGCGTTGGGCTGGATGCCCTGGGTGGTGCTGACCGCCGAGGAGGCGCTCAAGACGGGCGGACGGCGCATCCTGTGGGCCGGGGTGGTGGCGGCGCTGCAATTGTTAGCCGGGGTGCCAGAACTGGCCGTGCTGACCTGGATGGTTGTGATCGGTCTGGCGACCGTCAACCTGATTAACCGAACGGCGACGATCCGGAGCACCGTCACCCGCCTGGCCGCGAGCATCGGGCTGGCCACCGCACTTACCGCCGCGCAATTGTTGCCGTTCTTTGAATTACTCAGTTATTCGCAACGTGATCCCGGCTTTGCCCTCGAGAAATGGGCGTTGCCGGGCTGGGGTTGGGCCAACCTGATCGTGCCGCTGTTTCATTGCCTCCAAAGTCCGCAGGGAATTTTCTTCCAAACCGACCAGGGCTTCTTCTCCTCGTGCTACCTGGGCATCCTGGCGTTGGTGCTGGCCATCTGGGGCGGGCTGTTTCGGCGCACCGGGCAGGCGCGCCTGCTAGCAGTGCTCACCGTGCTGGCCTTGGTGTTTGCCATGGGCGAGAATGGTTACGTGTATGGCTGGTTGAAGCACGTGGTGCCCAGCCTTGGATTGGCGCGGTATCCCGTCAAGTTCCTGCTGCTGGCCACCTTTACCGTTCCGCTGCTGGCGGCGTTTGCCATTCAGTGGTGGACCGAACTGCCGCCGGAAGAAAACCGCCAGGCGTGGATCATTGCGGGCATCTCCTTGGTCACGGTATTCCTCCTGTCGGTGTTCCTCGTCCAGTTTGCGTATGCGCACCCATTCACCTTTGACCAACCGGATGTGATGAAGGCCAATGGCGCCACCCGGCGCTGGGTGTTGGTCTTCGGCATCGCCATCTTGGTCGCGCTGCGATACGCCAGTGATCCCGTGCGGAAATTCCTGCCGCAATTTGCGCTGCTGGCGCTGCTGTTCCTGGATGTGTTGGTGCATGTCCCCCGCCAAAACCCGTCCCTGCCCGTGGATAAGTTTTATCCCGGAATGTGGGCGCAGGCATTTGGAGCGCCGCCGCTGCCATTCCCCGAGGGGCGGGCGATGATTTCGCCGGTGGCCGATGACACCCTGAATCACAGCACGGTGTCTGATCAGACCCAAAACTGGATCGGTAAACGATTATCGCTCTGGTCGCATCTCAACCTGCTGGAACAGACGCCGAAGGTCAACGGATCCAGCACGCTGCAAATTCGCGAACAGAAGAAGATTGAGGATTTGATTTACAAGCAGCGTATTCCACCTTCCGATGGCTTGATTGATTTCCTGGCCGTGCGGTATCTCACCAAAAAACACACGGTCATCGAATGGACCTGGCACAACGACGCCATGCCACTGATCACGGCGGGGCAAAAGGCGGTCTTCGCCCCGCAGGAGCAAATCCCCAACCTTTTGTTTGCCACCAATTTCAACCCGCGCCGGGTGGTTTACTTTCCGGAATCGCTGCGGGCGGACATTCGGGCCACCAACGAGGCCAACGTCATCATCCACGATGCCACGCTTGGGTTTCACCAAGGGCAAATCACGGTGGAAGCGTCGGCTCCCAGCCTGCTGGTGATCGCGCAATCGTGGTATCCCTGCTGGAAAGCGTACTTGGATGGAAAAACCACGCCGCTGTTGTGCGCCAACTATGCGTTTCAAGCCATCCAGATTCCCATTGGCAAACACCAGATCCAACTGCGCTATGTGGATATCTGGTTTCATGTCGGATTCGCCATCAGCCTGATTACGCTGGCATTGGTTGGCGTGGCGTTGTTTTTCCAGGGGCGCACCCGCAAACCCGTGGCGAACCTGCGGAATCAAACGTCGAAACCATCCCCGCATGACGCCGGTCCGTAA
- a CDS encoding YfhO family protein, which translates to MTPVRNLEFWLTPRGFAGLAALLILAAFPQVLISGDTFFFRDYALFGYPLAHYDRICFWRGELPLWNPYNDCGMPYLAQWNTMVLYPLNLVYYVIPAEWGVGFFCLLHLWLAAVGMHACTRYLLTQVFGDGDADGFPVNLAASVSGVLFAFNGLSLNCLMWPNNIAALGWMPWVIHLTVRAWRDGGRIIPLAALLGGLQLLTGAPEFILFTWLIIGTLFGADLFSRKVTARTMLVRLTLAGGLAGGLAMAQLLPFLELLQHAQRGTNYGDTSWAMPGWGWANFLVPQFYLSPWNFGVMIQPGQYWTSSYYLGILTWLLAGIALLRLKGIHLRLLGLLIFTTLILALGDDGWLYPKLHRVFPALGFLRFPIKFVVPAMFALPLLAGIGTWALLKILPNERRKATNQMILMAGFLLTLIAVLTWFAMAFPWPDSHCLHNSIERGVILIIGLLLLWQLCRQSAWAVPCGLGLVVLVWADAMTHVPNQNPTVAPWVYTLDTPTEKYDRELTRLFGRMTTEFHSWESVRHDPVSDVTSKLLGYYGNLNLLDGTAKLNGTFSLHQREIYQLILAAHFTQSRLPDPLADFLSVASAPEPGKQYSFLVRTNWLPLITAGQAPVFLAASNASEKVFSDNQFDPRREIVLPLEAKGIITVTNATKATAKLITYTHHQIEFEVSAAQPALVAIAQSHYPAWHAWVDGRETRLWKANYAFQALEVPAGKHRVTLRYVDRAFLGGMVVSIVSLLILSIWYAKFSRRRIPGATT; encoded by the coding sequence ATGACGCCGGTCCGTAATCTGGAGTTCTGGTTGACTCCACGCGGTTTCGCTGGGCTGGCAGCGCTTTTAATTCTAGCGGCTTTCCCGCAAGTTTTGATCAGTGGGGATACGTTCTTCTTTCGTGATTACGCCCTGTTTGGGTATCCCTTGGCGCATTATGACCGCATTTGTTTCTGGCGCGGCGAACTGCCGTTATGGAATCCCTACAATGATTGCGGCATGCCGTATCTGGCACAATGGAACACCATGGTGCTCTACCCGCTCAACCTGGTCTATTATGTCATTCCCGCGGAATGGGGCGTGGGGTTCTTCTGCCTGCTGCATCTCTGGCTGGCGGCAGTGGGTATGCACGCATGCACGCGGTATCTGCTCACTCAGGTTTTCGGTGATGGCGATGCCGACGGATTCCCGGTGAACCTGGCCGCCTCGGTGTCCGGCGTGCTCTTCGCCTTTAATGGGCTCTCCTTGAATTGCCTCATGTGGCCGAACAATATTGCCGCCCTGGGCTGGATGCCTTGGGTGATTCATCTCACCGTTCGCGCTTGGCGGGACGGCGGACGGATCATCCCGCTCGCGGCGCTGCTGGGCGGCCTGCAACTGCTCACGGGCGCTCCCGAATTCATTCTCTTTACCTGGCTGATCATCGGCACGTTATTTGGGGCCGACCTGTTTTCTCGCAAAGTGACAGCCAGAACCATGCTGGTGCGGCTGACGCTGGCGGGCGGTCTGGCAGGCGGCCTGGCGATGGCACAATTGCTTCCCTTCCTCGAACTGCTCCAGCACGCCCAGCGGGGTACGAATTACGGCGACACTTCGTGGGCCATGCCGGGCTGGGGTTGGGCCAATTTCCTCGTGCCGCAATTCTACCTGAGCCCGTGGAATTTCGGCGTGATGATTCAACCCGGCCAATACTGGACATCCTCGTATTATCTGGGGATTCTGACCTGGCTGCTGGCCGGGATTGCCTTGTTGCGATTGAAGGGTATTCACCTTCGTTTGTTGGGACTATTGATTTTTACCACTCTGATCCTTGCGCTGGGCGATGATGGCTGGCTGTATCCGAAGTTACACCGCGTTTTTCCCGCGCTGGGATTTCTCCGGTTCCCGATAAAGTTCGTTGTGCCAGCCATGTTCGCGCTGCCATTGCTGGCCGGAATCGGCACCTGGGCGCTGCTCAAAATACTGCCGAACGAGCGGCGCAAAGCCACCAATCAAATGATCCTAATGGCGGGGTTTCTGCTGACCCTTATCGCCGTGTTGACTTGGTTTGCGATGGCGTTTCCATGGCCGGACAGCCACTGTTTGCATAACAGCATCGAACGGGGAGTCATCCTGATCATTGGATTGCTGTTGTTGTGGCAACTCTGCCGTCAAAGTGCATGGGCTGTTCCCTGTGGTCTGGGCTTGGTGGTACTGGTCTGGGCGGATGCCATGACCCATGTTCCCAACCAGAACCCGACGGTGGCACCCTGGGTGTACACCTTGGACACGCCCACGGAAAAATACGACCGCGAATTGACGCGCCTGTTTGGCAGGATGACCACTGAATTTCATTCCTGGGAATCCGTGCGTCACGATCCCGTGAGTGATGTGACATCCAAATTGCTTGGTTATTACGGGAATCTAAACCTCTTGGACGGCACGGCAAAACTGAATGGAACATTCTCGCTGCACCAACGGGAAATCTACCAGCTCATCCTGGCTGCTCACTTTACCCAGAGCCGTCTGCCTGATCCGCTGGCGGATTTTCTGTCCGTCGCCAGCGCGCCCGAGCCAGGCAAACAATACAGTTTCTTGGTGCGCACCAACTGGCTGCCATTGATTACGGCGGGACAAGCACCGGTATTTCTCGCCGCTTCCAACGCCTCGGAAAAGGTCTTTTCCGATAACCAATTCGATCCACGCCGGGAAATCGTGTTGCCTCTGGAGGCCAAAGGAATTATCACGGTGACCAATGCCACCAAGGCCACGGCAAAGCTGATCACCTACACCCATCATCAGATTGAGTTTGAAGTCAGCGCCGCGCAGCCAGCGCTGGTCGCCATCGCGCAAAGCCATTACCCCGCATGGCACGCCTGGGTGGATGGCCGGGAAACACGGCTGTGGAAAGCCAATTACGCGTTCCAAGCACTGGAGGTGCCGGCGGGAAAACACCGGGTTACCTTACGCTATGTGGATCGAGCCTTCCTTGGAGGCATGGTTGTGAGCATCGTCTCTCTGCTGATCCTCAGCATTTGGTACGCCAAGTTCTCCAGACGGCGCATCCCCGGCGCGACGACCTGA